The following nucleotide sequence is from Candidatus Dormiibacterota bacterium.
ATTCACGATGATGTCAGAACCCTCCAAGATTCCATTGCCAGCGGGGATAAAAAGGCTGTTACGGAGAACCTGAAGGCGGCTATTTCCGAAATCGACCGCGCAGTAAAGAAAGGTACTTTGCACAAAAATACTGCTGCCCGACGCAAATCGAGCATTACTAAGCAGGCCAACACCGTAGTAGGCAGCGCCAAGCCAGCAGATAAAACCGCGGCCGCCAAAGTTAAGCCTGCCGCCGCCAAAAAGAGTGCGCCTAAAACTAAGGCCGCAAAACCGAAATCTAAGTAGGGGTAATATGGCAAAAACGCCGGAGACTTCGCAATCACAACTGCACGATTTGTGCGGCGATTTAATGGAGCACACCAAACTGCTGCGAGATTACGGTACTACACCGGGTAATGTTTGGCTTGCCAGGAGTGAGCTTAATAAGATCGATCAGTTGACTGGGGAAATAGAACAGTTGCTAGAAGAGATCAAAGCCGAATCTTAAACTCTGACTTTTTCGGCTACATTATATATTAGACGCTCAATCATAGTTTCGGCATCCCCCGCGCCTGTTTTTATTTCGTAATCGGTTTCTACAGATTGTAAAAACGCCCAGCGCAGAGCTTCTTCTGAAATATTTAACTGACGCGAAAGCATTTTGCCCGCTACAAATGGCGACATGCCGCTGTTTTTAGACAGCGTCTGGGCTGAAACATTGCCGGCGGTTTTAGCCAGCAGTAAATTGCGCAGCTGCCATATAATCATGCTCAAAATATACATTTCACTGACGAGCTCACTTCTCAGCTGCCTATATAAAGACATAGCTTTAGGCACTCGGCCGGCTGTCATATTTTCTACCAAATCAAAAATCGATTCATTCTGGTTAGGTACTACCAGCTTAGCTATGGATTCGACCGTGATCTTAGGATCAAGGCCGGCCAGTTTTATAATCTCCCCCTGCAGCCGCCACTGGTCTTCGCCGGCAGTCTCGATCAATTTCAAAATGGCGGGGCCGTCTATCTCGGCGCCGCTGGCCTGGGCCTCACGCTTTACCCATTGCTGCAGCTGCGAACCGCTCAAGGGATGGAATTTGATCGCCTTAGAACCAGCCGACAGATGCTTAAAATATGAAGTCCGCTGATCAGCATTAGAGTCATAAAACACCGCTACAGTTGTGGGTGAAACAGCCTGGGTTATTTGCCCTATTTTTTCGGCAAGTTGTTTATTTTGGGCGAGGTCTTCAATGATTACCAGGCGGCTAGTGGTAAGCAAAGGAGCGGCTTGGAGGGCAGAGAGTAGATCTTGCATCTTAACCTCTTTGCCTTCGATTTTTTCTACACCAAACTCACTGGCAGTCTTTTTTAAATATTCAGACTTTAAGCGGGCAATCTGCTGCCTGGCTGCAAAACTATTCGGTCCATAAAAGAAAAAAATCATATCTCTATTTTACTCCCAGCTTCTGGCATTTGGGGCAGTAGTGCGTACCGCGCCCTGCAACCCTGGTTTTAACAATCTCTGTCGCGCACACGGGGCAAGGCTTGCCTTGGCGCCTAAACACTCGCGCATACTGCAGATAATCCCCTTGCTTGCCCAGCGCGTTCACGTAATGTGTAAAGCTGGTGCCGCCGTGTTTAATGCCAAGCTTGATAATAGCTTTAATGGCTATGTGGAGGCGCTTAACCTCAGCCGATTTTAGTGAACCGGCCAGGCGGGCAGGGTGAATCTTGGCCAAATGCAGAGATTCATCAGCATAAATGTTGCCGACTCCGCTGACGGTCGATTGATCGAGTATTACAGCTTTAACGGGTGCACGAGCGTGACTTTTAAACTCGCGTGTTAGCACATCGGGTGTAAATGCGCTGCCGAGCGGCTCCGGACCCATCCGTACCAACAGTTTATCTAGGTTCACATGAGCCGTTTCTACCAGCTTGATCCAGCCAAACTTTCGCTGGTCGTTAAAGAACAGCTTGTCTCCGTTTTTGAATGTAAACACAGCTCGCGTGCTTTTATCGGGTAAATTGTGCTCCATGCTGGCGGTCGGATGCCCACCAGCAAACCGCTGACCACCCTTTTTCTGCAGCACTAGTTGGCCTGTCATTTTAAGGTGGAACATAAGGCTCATATCGCGGTTCAGATTCATAATTAGTACTTTACCGCGGCGATCCAGCGATTTAACCTTATGGCCGATGGCCTTTTTGGCATCAGGAAAACTCTTAGCCCACAGCGCCCTAGCCTCGGCTATAGTCTGGCCGGCAATCTCTGCATCAAGCCCGCGTTTAATTGTCTCGACTTCAGGTAACTCCGGCATCCTGCCCCCATAAAAGTAGGGTTATTATACCGCAGTCGGCTTAAAATTCGTCTTTGGTGTAGTGATGCTGTTCTTCTACGAATGCGCCCTTGGAACCTAAAATCATTTCCAGCTCAGTTTCAAAGCTAGTGTAGCGCTTCTCTAGCTTTCTAGCTTCATCGGCCGTCATCCATTTATTTAGTCCACCCTCGAATTTTTCCATCAGTTCCCCTGTAGGGTTCGTGCAATGAACCACGAAGAACATCTTGTCTTCCATTGCCTCTTCTTGGCCTTCAATATAAGTATGCTCATGATACAAGCCGCATACACGGTACTCGGCAGAAAGCTTGGTTTCTTCATCTAGCTCACGCTCGGCAGCACGTACGATAGTCTCGCCCCAGCGAATCTTACCGGTCGGGAACCCCCAGTAGCCGTAGTAAGGGTTCTTGGTGCGCTGCTGGAATAGCAGCTCTTGCCGACCATTCATCTCCCGCTCGATTGCGAGCAGCACCGCCACCTTGGGCTGACGCTCAATCGTCTTATTATCAGTATCGAGCTTATTGGCATACTCCTTGCCCTTGTGGGTTAGCTTGTAGCGGCCACGGCCGACCTTTTCTACCAAACCGATCTCCACTAGACGGGCGATATGGAAATTAAAATGATCACTGGTCAGGCCGGTGGGCTTTTGCAGCTCCGCATAGCCGGCCTCCAATACGAACAGTAGTTCGCGCAAAATACTTGTTTGGGCTTTATGGACCTTAACTTCTAGAGTCATATTTGTACTCACAGCTTATTCCTCTGAATGTACCAAAAGCTTAAGCCATAAAACTAGTAAAGTCGACTTCACTAAGTAGATAAAAGTATGAGGGCGCGGGATAATCCCGCGCCCATACACGCACCTAACTCGGAGGGGGTTCTGACCAAAGAACAACCAGGCCTGCTGATGTAATGCGCCATGTATCTACCCCTGAAACCCACGTGTTGCCGTACCCGGAATGGCCAGTATTGTGCTTAAGCAGCAGGCCGGCCTCTGTCAGTAAATCCAAGTCTTTTTTCAGCACTTCAGAATCATAGTCGGGTAGAAGACTCTTCAATATACGGTCCAGACTGAAGCTTTGAGGCATTTTGACAGCCGAATTATGCTCTAAAATACCCCCCGCTGCGATAGTAGCCAGCAGCAAGCGCCGCCTAGCCTTAACTTCCATTTCCTGGACGGCTGGTGGTATGGTCCGGTCACTGACTTGTGTCAAAATTCCCTCCTAGACTCAAGGTGCAGGTACAGCTTAAATCTAGGTTAATAAAGAGAGTTCGGCTAGTCGAATTTTTTTGACTATAGCTCGCCCCAGGATTTACCGATTCTGGTTTCGGCCACAATCGGCACGCCGAGATCGTAAACATTCTCTAGGGTTTCCTGCATAATCTTAGCTACTTCTGCGGATTGTTCTTCATTACACTCTACAATCAGTTCGTCGTGTATTTGCAGAAGCATTTTGGCGCCCTCGGGCAGCTTGGGCGCAAGCGCAACCATGGCAAGCTTCATAATATCGGCAGCTGTGCCCTGAATGGGCACGTTCACCGCCATCCGTTCGGCAGCACCCGCTACCATGAAGTTGTTAGAGTTAATCTCCCCACAGGGTCGCCGCCGGCCGAGCAAGGTTTCGGTGTATTCATTTTCTCGGGCGAACTTCTTAAGATTATCTATGTACTCAGCTAACCCTTTGCGCAGCTCAAAATAGCGTTTAATGAATCCCGCGGCTTCCTCACGGTTCATGCTGGTAGCCACACTCAAACCGTGCGGGCTCATGCCATACAGCACACCGAAATTGATCGTTTTGGCATTATAGCGCTGGTCTTTGGTTACTTCCGTAAGCGGAACATTGTACAGCTCAGAAGCCGTCTGCTGGTGCAGGTCTATTCCCTTTTTAAAGGTCTCTATCATATCGTCGTCTTTGGAGAGCGCTGCCGCTACTCGTAACTCAATCTGCGAATAGTCGGCCGCCACGAACACCCGGCCTTTTGGCGCAATAAATGCCTTACGAATCTCGCGGCCGATTTCGGTACGGATAGGAATGTTCTGCAAATTCGGGTTGGTGGAGCTAAGGCGGCCGGTCTGGGCAATGGTCTGATTAAAGCTAGTGTGCACGCGCCCATCTGGCTTTACCAGCTCCGGCAGCGCATCCACATAGGTAGTCTTTAGCTTCATAAGCTCGCGATACTCAATTATCATCTCTATTACCGGGTGTGCTTCGCGCAGCTTATCGAGCTCTTTAGCGGCAGTAGAAAGGCCGGTCTTGCCCCTTTTCACGCCGGCCGCGGCCAAGCCCAGCTTATCGAAGAGAATTTGTGATAACTGGGCCGGTGAGCTGATATTAAACCGCGCGTCACAAGCCTTATATATCTTTTCCTCTAGAGCTAGGACATCCTTAGTAATTTTCTGGCTAAACTGCCTCAAAAACCCAACATCCAGTTCAATTCCGGCCAGTTCCATCTCAGCCAGCACCGGTATCAGCGGCCATTCGGTGGCTTCGGCTAGTTTATTCAGATTCCCCTCAAGCTCCCTCCTCAGCTGCTCATAAAGGCGCCATGTCATATCGGCATCTTCAGCCGCGTAAGTGGTGGCAGCCTCAATCTCCACCCCGCCAAAGGTAATCTGATTGCGCCCATGGCCTATTAGCTCCTTAATCGGGATCATCTCAATGCCAAATTCACGGTAAGTAAGATCGTCTAGCGACTGAGAGCGGCCAAGCGGATTAGTTAAAAAGGCGGCAATCATGGTATCAAAAACAATCGGGCGCGGAGTAATGCCATGGCGGCAAAGTATTTTATAATCGAACTTTGCATGGTGAGCTACTTTTCCGATTTTCGGATCTTCAAAGACGGCTTTAAGTGCTGAGCAGACTTCTTTGGAATTTAATTGGTCGCCCTCATGATGGGCTACCGGTATATAGTAAGCCTCACCCTTCTTGCAGCTCACGGAGATACCGACCAGGCCGGCAGTAACGTCATCTACACTGTCGGTCTCGGTGTCAAAGGCGAAGGTCTGGCACTTTTGCAGTGTTGCAACCAGCTCATCCAGCTGTTTTTTTTTGGTAACGGCTTGGTATTTAACATCACCTAGGTGCTTGCGCTCCTTTTTGGGCTCGCCGGCATCAAACAATGTCGGCTCATTACTTAGCTCGGAAGGCAGCTTGGCCAGCAGGCTTTTAAAATCGAGTCGGCGAAACAGTTCGTGGATTTTCTGCCGGTCATAGCGCCCCACCCCTGCTTTATCCAGCTCAAGCTTTACCGGCGCGTCACAGGCGATTTGCGACAGTTCGTAGCTGAGGTAGGCAACTTTTTTACCCTCTTCCAGCCGCTCACGCAGCTTGCCCGAAGTCTGTTCAATATTTTTATACACACCGTCCAGGCTGCCGTGGGTTTTAATCAGATCCATCGCGGTCTTTTCGCCGATGCCGGCCACACCCGGAATGTTATCGCTGGCATCCCCCTTTAACGCCTTGAAATCTACGAATTGCTCAGGGGTCAGCCCGTATTTCTCCTGCATAGCAGCGCGATCGTAAATTACCGTGTCGGTAAAGCCGCGACGCATGGTGTAAACCTTGGTGTTGTCATCGATCAGCTGCAGTTCGTCCAGATCGCCCGTTACGATAATGCTCTCCAACCCCTTCTTTTCAGCCGTTCGGGCCAGTGTGCCTATGATGTCATCGGCCTCATACTTATCGAGCTCCA
It contains:
- the rpsT gene encoding 30S ribosomal protein S20; the encoded protein is MPIIKSAIKRVRQSAKRRSRNLAVKRAIHDDVRTLQDSIASGDKKAVTENLKAAISEIDRAVKKGTLHKNTAARRKSSITKQANTVVGSAKPADKTAAAKVKPAAAKKSAPKTKAAKPKSK
- the holA gene encoding DNA polymerase III subunit delta, translated to MIFFFYGPNSFAARQQIARLKSEYLKKTASEFGVEKIEGKEVKMQDLLSALQAAPLLTTSRLVIIEDLAQNKQLAEKIGQITQAVSPTTVAVFYDSNADQRTSYFKHLSAGSKAIKFHPLSGSQLQQWVKREAQASGAEIDGPAILKLIETAGEDQWRLQGEIIKLAGLDPKITVESIAKLVVPNQNESIFDLVENMTAGRVPKAMSLYRQLRSELVSEMYILSMIIWQLRNLLLAKTAGNVSAQTLSKNSGMSPFVAGKMLSRQLNISEEALRWAFLQSVETDYEIKTGAGDAETMIERLIYNVAEKVRV
- the mutM gene encoding bifunctional DNA-formamidopyrimidine glycosylase/DNA-(apurinic or apyrimidinic site) lyase, with protein sequence MPELPEVETIKRGLDAEIAGQTIAEARALWAKSFPDAKKAIGHKVKSLDRRGKVLIMNLNRDMSLMFHLKMTGQLVLQKKGGQRFAGGHPTASMEHNLPDKSTRAVFTFKNGDKLFFNDQRKFGWIKLVETAHVNLDKLLVRMGPEPLGSAFTPDVLTREFKSHARAPVKAVILDQSTVSGVGNIYADESLHLAKIHPARLAGSLKSAEVKRLHIAIKAIIKLGIKHGGTSFTHYVNALGKQGDYLQYARVFRRQGKPCPVCATEIVKTRVAGRGTHYCPKCQKLGVK
- a CDS encoding NUDIX domain-containing protein yields the protein MSTNMTLEVKVHKAQTSILRELLFVLEAGYAELQKPTGLTSDHFNFHIARLVEIGLVEKVGRGRYKLTHKGKEYANKLDTDNKTIERQPKVAVLLAIEREMNGRQELLFQQRTKNPYYGYWGFPTGKIRWGETIVRAAERELDEETKLSAEYRVCGLYHEHTYIEGQEEAMEDKMFFVVHCTNPTGELMEKFEGGLNKWMTADEARKLEKRYTSFETELEMILGSKGAFVEEQHHYTKDEF
- the polA gene encoding DNA polymerase I, whose amino-acid sequence is MSKKPRLVLVDGSAVFHRGYHAIPHLTNSKGIPTNAVYGFTTILLKMLQDLKPQYAIMTWDKSSDTFRKDIYPEYKAHRKKQPDDLYAQIPYAREVTEALGMPWVELDKYEADDIIGTLARTAEKKGLESIIVTGDLDELQLIDDNTKVYTMRRGFTDTVIYDRAAMQEKYGLTPEQFVDFKALKGDASDNIPGVAGIGEKTAMDLIKTHGSLDGVYKNIEQTSGKLRERLEEGKKVAYLSYELSQIACDAPVKLELDKAGVGRYDRQKIHELFRRLDFKSLLAKLPSELSNEPTLFDAGEPKKERKHLGDVKYQAVTKKKQLDELVATLQKCQTFAFDTETDSVDDVTAGLVGISVSCKKGEAYYIPVAHHEGDQLNSKEVCSALKAVFEDPKIGKVAHHAKFDYKILCRHGITPRPIVFDTMIAAFLTNPLGRSQSLDDLTYREFGIEMIPIKELIGHGRNQITFGGVEIEAATTYAAEDADMTWRLYEQLRRELEGNLNKLAEATEWPLIPVLAEMELAGIELDVGFLRQFSQKITKDVLALEEKIYKACDARFNISSPAQLSQILFDKLGLAAAGVKRGKTGLSTAAKELDKLREAHPVIEMIIEYRELMKLKTTYVDALPELVKPDGRVHTSFNQTIAQTGRLSSTNPNLQNIPIRTEIGREIRKAFIAPKGRVFVAADYSQIELRVAAALSKDDDMIETFKKGIDLHQQTASELYNVPLTEVTKDQRYNAKTINFGVLYGMSPHGLSVATSMNREEAAGFIKRYFELRKGLAEYIDNLKKFARENEYTETLLGRRRPCGEINSNNFMVAGAAERMAVNVPIQGTAADIMKLAMVALAPKLPEGAKMLLQIHDELIVECNEEQSAEVAKIMQETLENVYDLGVPIVAETRIGKSWGEL